GAAAGTTCAAACTAAAATTAAGTTATTAGAtatattgacacctaaatttcgacAATCCGTTTAATCATTCACTAAATACATAGAAATTCTAACTCCTAACAAAAATAATATCCCTTAAAATTGCATCACgtatagacattaggagcattaCATTACTAGTATTAAAAGAGGAAGCAGTGAAATCGGGCCAGGTGCAGACCGGCCCGGCCTGGTTTGGGCCCAGccgattttttctttcttttccccccgGCCCGGCCTTCTCCTTTTCTCCTGGCTCCCTCCCTTTTGTCGTGGACGTTGGctaaagagagggaggagacaTAGAGGACGGCATGGAAAAGGAGACCAGAAGTTGCAGAGAGGGCGTCGAGCGGGAGTTGGTGGTCGGGGCCAGGCCGGCCAGGGGCAGCTGGCATGTCAGAGGCCATGCGCGCCGGTGCTTGaaagcgagagagggagagtcggCCAAAGGAAGTTCTTCGGAgaggagagagcgagagagagagagagagagagagaggagccgAGAGTGAGAGCTGAGATTGAActgagagcgagagagagccTCGGCCGACACATTGGGCTGCGCGCGAGCTCCGTCCGATGACCCCTCCCGGTAGAGGTCCTCGAGCCCGAACAGGCAAGCCTCCGTTTTTCCCTCTGTTTGCTGCCCTTTTGTGGGTACGCCGGGCCGGGGTTCGTGGCCATCTGTAGGTCCTTAGCTAGGTCGCTGGGCGTTGTTGGTTGTTTGCTGAGAATCCTGGCCCCGTCTCGAGTCCTGGTTGAACCGGGAATCCCTCGTTCAGCGTCGCACGCCACCCGCTCGAGGAAATGCCCGAATGAGATCCACTGACGTATcctgatttttggtcaaaaccgAGTCGGTCCATCCTTTGCCTTGCTCCGTGGAAATGTCCCTGTTGCGTTTGGTGTTGCCCGGTCCGCGTCCACCATCGTGGCGACCCGCGGAAGCTGCGGGATCTAGCGGCGTAGGGCATCCCGCGAGCATCTCACCATGGCCGTCGTTAGGAGTTGCCGACCAGAAGATGGTTGGACGTTCGGCTTGGCTTGCCCGAGAGTAACGCCGGTTTTCGTTAGTTTCATTCTATGTGCTCAGTTATGCGCGTGATGTTTGATTAACGGTGTAACCTGCGATTTTCAGTCTAATATGGATCGTTATTCAAGCTTTGCTTGTTCTGGGATTAAGGGGCGAATGTTGAAGGCTGATGGTCTGGGCGGTGAGGCTTGGTGGAGTCTCGGGCGTGGGGGAGAAGCTGCTGTTCAGTGGGCAGAATAAGTCCAAAAGACGGACTCAAGGCTTGGGGGACCTTGATTTTGGTGTGGACTGAACTTGGGATTGGGCTTTAGGATTAACTTAGGATTTTCTTTCGTGGGCTTAGTTTATTGTTGGAAAGTTTGGGCTTGTTAATTTAGCTTTGGGTTGAGCTTGATCTATTGGAGTTGGGCTTAGTTAAACGCTGGAGGAATTGGGCCTAACTCGCCCAATTCGTTTTTATTAACTAAAGCCTCCTAATGTATAAAGCCCATTTCGTGTCCTCGAGCCCAGAGTCGTGTGGCTTGGGGCAACCCATTTtcggattaaaaaaaattaggaaaatattttttaaaaatatgtttttattataaaataaatttaaaaattggaaaaattggaaaaagcttagaaattaaatttgaacTAGTCTTACTAGATTTtgaatattaataatagtttagaattagtttagcataaaaaagtgaaaacccttcgatctaaaaaaaattgtgctaaaaaatgaacaaattcttAGGGCTTTACTATATGGTTtaaatgttcattttttttagacTAGTACTCTTGATTGTGCACTTTTAGTATGTTGATTAAGGTTTCCCTTTAGCCTAGTTAGGAATGGCATGTTCCTTATTTCGTAGTGTTAGATTCTTGTTTTCtcttataatttatttgataCTTCCTTAATTATTGACTGTTATTTTATAAATTGTGCACTCACATAATTGCTCCACATGTTAGtgaattagtttaaaatcaatccaaactatccaataaacattttttttaaatgaacaagattagatactAAAAGAACAATAGCtgatcaattagtgtaattaagtacCCGGTCTTAAATTTTTAGTTGCATAGGAAATAAGGTATACTTTCGTACCTCACTTGGTTTTCAGCTAATCTCACTAAGTTAATGGTGACCGTTCATCAAAAACTTCTCGTAGGGTTAATTTGAATACTCCAATGTCGTGGGAAGTATGGTTTTGGAAAAGATTGCGTATAAAATGAGGGCCATATGCCTGCTTTTTAAGCAATTCCCCTAAACctatgtcttttcttttttggacagAAAAGGTAAGTTGTGATAAGATAGAAGGAGATCacatgaatataaaaagaatctaTGATCTTAATCAAGCGATGtgagataatattttaacaGTCTAGCAAGCTGGACGTGAGATAATATTTTAACGGTCCAGACTCGGCTGGACAATGTCCGATGCtgcacttttttcttctctccaagGACCACGATGACCAGAAGCCATGATCTTCGCGGTCTGGTGGGAGTGCGCACTATTTTGCTTTTGCTGATCTATAAAATGCCCTTCTgacaggagaaaaaaaaaaatctctgttTGGATAAACTTTCAGTGATGGAGGCGAGACCGATGGGATTGATGATGCTGATCAGACGTAAAAATTTCGCCCGATTGAAGGAAAGAAACCAAAGAGGAGTAATGAAATTTATGGAGAAGCCCAAGATATAGGAATTGGCTCACACGTGGCTGGCTTATACTTCTCTTATTCTCTATCTAAAGATCGGGACAATCAAGAAGCATTTGTGCCATCACATACCACGGCACGAAATACAGTTTACATACTATTACTTAaacaaaattactaaattaaaactaaacttattgtacgaaTATCAATATAATCCCAAACTTTTCAACTTTGACAATTTCGTCCTAAATTATTgtgtgaaaattgaaagaaatagtatattgaaatttcacatcaaaatttatgactaaattgttaaaatgaaaaattttagaGCTGTATCAGCTTTCACACAATAAACTTAGGACTGATTGCATAATTTCTTTCGATAATTTAACTATATATCGGTAGCATCATCATGTTATGAATTTTATTATCAGATTGCATTACCGTCCATAAAGATGAATTGCTAATTCGAAGTACACAACTTATGAAGTTAAATTTCTAGCTATAGGTGCGTCCCGCCTTGCGATGATTGCGAGTAAATTACGAAAGAATCTAGAAAAATTACTGCTGGATCGTTCGCTAGGGTGGCCACCATTTTCACAGGCGCGGAAAGCTCCACCCGCTTTGTTCGGTCAACACCACTCGTGCGAGTCCAACAAGCAAGTCTTTACCCCCGTGAACACGTGCTGTATCTTCGCCTGGCGGAACATTACAAGTAGCCTCCTGCACTCGATTAGGAGAGGTTCAAGTCAGTGATTGTCATAGAAAGATTTATGTAAAGCAAAGTACAGCATCATGGCATCCTTTGTCTCTAGGTCATTATCCAGAGAAAAGTATGTAGGATAACGGAAACTCCTGATCGGTCGGTATTTACATGATTTCTTTTGACATTGCCCAGGTGAGACCAGTCAACCTGCGGACCGGATTGCTAAGGCCCAAGAAAAGCAAAGACTAAATTCAAGTCGAGTCTCCTTTGGACTGATGGGACTATGGAATGATTTGTGCTGAGATTTCATGGATAGGGCCAAACACACCCCTCTTTGTTTAGAATATCATCTCTTATGGACccctaaaaaatagagaattacTTAACCAGAAAAATTAGCGAAAAAGAGGTAAATTGGAAATAGAATCACTACCTCAATAAAAGATttcttcatctcaacctttgaCTGTGCCTCAAAAACTTCCAAATCTCTGTACCAATCACATTGCCGGTCCTCCCCTTTATCTGTgactaaacaaattaaaaagatagAAGATATAGAAGTTATGGTGCTTAAGGCGTTGGACTGTTAGAGAAGAAAAGGCAAGCGGGAACATAAAAATGATGACAGTGACATTAATTGGATCTTACTAGTTTTATGTGCATTTGTTTATGCCGATAACTTTTGCATGGCTGTATTCAAATCACCCTCCAAGCGCACATCCCATATGTGTTGAAACAGCATTGCATAATGAAGTTCTGGTGTGCTTACTATACCCctggaaaatatcttcattcTCGGGCACTCTTCCACTTTAACGTCATCCAATAATGGAAACCTAAAGATGCAACTTTCGATGGAGGAGAAGGATAACAGGCTTGGCATATGTTGTAGTTCCAATGTTTCTAGCTTCTCAAGAGAAAttacttctccttctccttttccaTCGTTTGCTActatttctttcattctttcacatccTATTATCGTCATCTCAGTGAGATGCACCAAATTTGTAACCGTTGAAAATGTTACTAGGTGTACCAATCCAGATGAATTCTTCACCACTAACTTTGTCAAATTCTGGAAGGATGCCATTGCTGGAAATATTGTCGTCAAATTAGGGCAATCCCAAACCTCAAATGTTTCAATACTATGAAGAATTTTTGCCACCAAATAGTCTTCTCTCCAAACACGCTTTATGTTTTGTAGCTTTCTTAACTTAAGTTCACTTAAATTTTCAAGCGCTGGATGTAATCCCTCATCCACAAGCCCTTCATTAGGGAATATATCTTCAAAGGAACTACAGAAGACCTCAAGGCTTTGTAGATTCTGAAATCTCTCTAGAAGGAATCTAGGAGGAAAGACAGCCTTTTTATCATGAAAGCATGCCAATGTTAGTGCCTTTGGCTTGCTAAAGATGTCATCAGGAAATTTTCCATCCAATATCATTTGAATATCCTTATCGACCAATAAAAGCCTTTCCAAGATGGGAATGTCCTGCCAAATTGTCAATATAATGAGAGAAGTAAATTCAATAAAAGTTAGGCAATAAAGCATGTGTTGTAAAAGGTTAACTTAAGTTGGTTAATTGCCCTGGAAGGTGTCCATCTTCTTATAGTTCATTAATACAACCGTAAAGTCATGCTAGAAAATACAACCATAACCAAATGCTCTACCATGGGCCATGGCCATTCGCCAATAGGGTTCGCTGTGCGCTCATGTACGTTtagatagaaaggaaaaaactgtATTGGCATATGAATGATCAAGCAAACAAATGAAATTCC
This Eucalyptus grandis isolate ANBG69807.140 chromosome 7, ASM1654582v1, whole genome shotgun sequence DNA region includes the following protein-coding sequences:
- the LOC120295744 gene encoding uncharacterized protein LOC120295744; amino-acid sequence: MEGVIAKEEGRGSVMEKITFMKLSEIELECLPHFTSFLLGKNYMLYCPGLQKLTIAHCSKMRSFTQQSLMEIDQDAPSLFNPQVQFPRLKKMVLSHLDDLSKIWTDNPQETLTFDYLQKIEAKNCKSLEILFPHWVARNLSHIKKLHIESCGLKEIVARGDPPSITAQFLFPELTTLVLHDMPQLKSFCPNLPTLNWSFLKELRLTHCDKLNMFSVMAFMNKWAQRDDQNELSDHEAHFSLERDIPILERLLLVDKDIQMILDGKFPDDIFSKPKALTLACFHDKKAVFPPRFLLERFQNLQSLEVFCSSFEDIFPNEGLVDEGLHPALENLSELKLRKLQNIKRVWREDYLVAKILHSIETFEVWDCPNLTTIFPAMASFQNLTKLVVKNSSGLVHLVTFSTVTNLVHLTEMTIIGCERMKEIVANDGKGEGEVISLEKLETLELQHMPSLLSFSSIESCIFRFPLLDDVKVEECPRMKIFSRGIVSTPELHYAMLFQHIWDVRLEGDLNTAMQKLSA